From the genome of Geothrix sp. 21YS21S-4, one region includes:
- a CDS encoding methyl-accepting chemotaxis protein produces MGRNGSFWKRIGIRRWVGDAVTLLVLGASAYLLFRASPALRPLEGTLLMGAAAGLVLVGRRWFFWQRRLAPDGFIADWSRRIVEGDRTPQEPPAGLRRELVLAASALNVLLEEDLRTQTELDRLRKAVGREWEELDHLLDQAHKRRGREMAARTSAQERLSAFGRNLKSAIDGPLRFDQIELNHRLRADQHRLQGQALRTSLEQAQAGMDQFENLLEELQSTFPRLRREEDILGRLADSSIRQGARLGLAVKGLVAHTPRLLEETKGRTEQLQRFRHSADEVRDQAEALARRIDAFRDESQQRIRSLGVAHGSLRIIDQAAQQTGLLAVNAAILAQKGGGSAGIQAIGGRLRSLANQTSEGASDLERSLDQHQRELERETNGLWDLQEVTHHLRAGLHELLRVAGHLDHQGQDLERALEAHLGLVDQVRQAADRAELSLHEVRERSAAIESALGRQWGVEAKISPERERLVRIGKRLMEVGDEFARIGQKNLDETWEILVGHQEIRRSDAYLQIAAGDLSGLLKVSEDVSSASWDRLAWARAQRRPRLLAGIPAQPPAGWRHASGEIRLLLAGLDALDQPEPSALEAWSCDEDARMWHLKLIEPLRTEDHRLSLLETLKESPLEACFPGLDLRISPEGANLLLPTPYPGFPAFLGGLGLGMPVETEPWRDRFRPVEPVPRAVQRLVWIGPEANPAHRVDLMRLIHAWVRDDHRHEVFMPWLPYDGHRPPCPWLAEGEVPDRLEGSPVFRCVGLDVDPAVLHPLRDRLLEAGAVEGEGGAVLCATALAHAHPEALLLRLFQADAGLAGSFHPELVPLQVRLRDEVLGGDTGDPYVAAWRLLEDMQRKGWALPLPPA; encoded by the coding sequence ATGGGTCGGAACGGCTCCTTCTGGAAACGCATCGGGATCCGCCGCTGGGTGGGGGACGCGGTGACGCTGCTGGTCCTCGGCGCCTCGGCCTACCTGCTCTTCCGGGCCTCGCCCGCGCTCCGGCCGCTGGAGGGCACGCTCCTGATGGGGGCCGCCGCGGGGTTGGTGCTCGTGGGGCGGCGGTGGTTCTTCTGGCAGCGCCGCCTGGCGCCGGACGGATTCATCGCCGATTGGTCGCGCCGCATCGTGGAAGGGGACCGCACGCCCCAGGAGCCGCCGGCGGGACTGCGCCGCGAGCTGGTCCTGGCGGCCTCCGCCCTCAACGTCCTGCTGGAGGAGGACCTCCGCACGCAGACGGAACTGGACCGCCTGCGGAAGGCCGTCGGGCGCGAATGGGAGGAGCTGGATCACCTCCTCGACCAGGCCCACAAGCGCCGCGGCCGGGAGATGGCCGCCCGCACCTCGGCCCAGGAGCGCCTCTCCGCCTTCGGCCGGAATCTCAAGAGCGCCATCGACGGTCCCCTCCGCTTCGACCAGATCGAGCTGAACCATCGCCTGCGGGCCGATCAGCACCGGCTGCAGGGCCAGGCCCTCCGCACCTCCCTGGAGCAGGCCCAGGCCGGGATGGATCAGTTCGAGAACCTCCTCGAGGAACTCCAGTCCACCTTCCCCCGCCTGCGGCGGGAGGAGGACATCCTTGGCCGCCTCGCCGATTCCAGCATCCGGCAGGGCGCCCGCCTGGGGCTGGCAGTGAAGGGGCTGGTGGCCCATACCCCGCGCCTGCTGGAGGAGACCAAGGGCCGCACGGAACAGCTCCAGCGCTTCCGCCATTCCGCCGACGAAGTGCGGGACCAGGCCGAGGCCCTGGCCCGGCGGATCGATGCCTTCCGCGACGAGTCCCAGCAGCGGATCCGCTCTCTGGGCGTGGCGCACGGTTCCCTGCGGATCATCGATCAGGCCGCCCAGCAGACCGGGCTGCTCGCGGTGAACGCCGCCATCCTCGCCCAGAAGGGCGGGGGCAGCGCGGGCATCCAGGCCATCGGCGGGCGCCTGCGGAGCCTGGCGAACCAGACTTCCGAAGGCGCGTCGGATCTCGAGCGCTCCCTGGACCAGCACCAGCGCGAGCTGGAGCGGGAGACCAACGGGCTGTGGGATCTGCAGGAAGTGACCCATCACCTTCGCGCGGGCCTTCACGAGTTGCTTCGCGTGGCGGGCCACCTGGACCACCAGGGGCAGGATCTGGAGCGGGCGCTGGAAGCGCACCTCGGCCTGGTGGATCAGGTGCGGCAGGCCGCCGACCGGGCGGAGTTGTCCCTGCACGAGGTCCGCGAGCGCTCCGCGGCCATCGAATCGGCCCTGGGTCGCCAGTGGGGCGTGGAGGCGAAGATCTCGCCGGAGCGGGAGCGCCTGGTCCGCATCGGCAAGCGGCTGATGGAAGTGGGCGACGAGTTCGCCCGCATCGGCCAGAAGAACCTGGACGAGACGTGGGAGATCCTCGTCGGCCACCAGGAGATCCGGCGGAGCGACGCCTACCTCCAGATCGCTGCCGGCGATCTCTCCGGTCTCCTTAAGGTCTCCGAGGACGTGTCCAGCGCCTCCTGGGATCGCCTGGCCTGGGCCCGCGCCCAGCGTCGCCCTCGGCTCCTGGCGGGCATTCCCGCCCAGCCGCCCGCGGGGTGGCGCCATGCCTCGGGGGAGATCCGCCTGCTGCTCGCGGGGCTGGACGCCCTCGACCAGCCCGAGCCCTCGGCGCTGGAGGCGTGGTCCTGCGACGAGGACGCGCGGATGTGGCACCTGAAGCTCATCGAGCCCCTGCGGACCGAGGACCACCGCCTCTCGCTCCTGGAGACGCTGAAGGAGAGCCCCCTGGAGGCCTGCTTCCCGGGGCTGGACCTGCGGATCTCGCCCGAGGGGGCGAACCTCCTCCTGCCCACGCCCTACCCCGGTTTCCCCGCCTTCCTCGGCGGGCTGGGACTCGGGATGCCCGTGGAGACGGAACCCTGGCGGGATCGGTTCCGTCCCGTGGAACCCGTGCCCCGCGCCGTCCAGCGATTGGTGTGGATCGGCCCCGAGGCCAATCCGGCACACCGCGTGGACCTCATGCGCCTGATCCATGCCTGGGTGCGCGACGACCACCGGCACGAAGTCTTCATGCCGTGGCTCCCCTACGATGGCCACCGCCCGCCGTGCCCCTGGCTGGCCGAAGGGGAAGTGCCCGACCGCCTGGAAGGCAGCCCCGTGTTCCGCTGCGTGGGCCTGGACGTGGATCCTGCGGTGCTCCATCCGCTGAGGGATCGGCTTCTGGAGGCGGGGGCCGTGGAAGGGGAGGGCGGCGCGGTCCTATGCGCCACGGCCCTCGCCCACGCCCATCCCGAGGCCCTGCTGCTGCGCCTCTTCCAGGCCGACGCGGGGCTCGCCGGAAGCTTCCATCCCGAGTTGGTGCCGCTCCAGGTGCGGCTGCGGGACGAGGTGTTGGGCGGCGATACGGGGGATCCCTACGTGGCCGCGTGGCGGCTGTTGGAGGACATGCAGCGGAAGGGCTGGGCGCTGCCCCTGCCTCCGGCCTGA
- the recO gene encoding DNA repair protein RecO, with the protein MIRTHAAIVLKAVPFAEGGAVVSFLSEHGERLTGLAKGVKKPTAKWVAAFEPLGMVRVSFFGKEHTELKRVTRCELAFSPLTLGHLESSLVMACLADLFDRVAREGVEDDRLYRLLSACGRALRADPDNALGILAYAEHWLLHCLGLLPHPRACGRCGNDTAALVLLGEEGWCCAACTPVDPAEALPAGAREHLRRLRTGGADAAPRPDPADQAQTMVTGLLRARLLQELGGGLRSYDVLWRTV; encoded by the coding sequence GTGATCCGGACCCACGCCGCCATCGTCCTCAAGGCCGTGCCCTTCGCCGAGGGGGGGGCGGTGGTGTCCTTCCTCTCGGAGCACGGGGAGCGCCTCACCGGTCTGGCCAAAGGCGTGAAGAAGCCCACCGCCAAGTGGGTGGCGGCCTTCGAGCCCTTGGGGATGGTGCGGGTCAGTTTCTTCGGGAAGGAGCACACGGAGTTGAAGCGCGTCACGCGCTGCGAGCTGGCGTTCAGTCCGCTGACCCTGGGTCATCTGGAGTCCAGCCTCGTGATGGCGTGCTTGGCGGACCTCTTCGACCGGGTGGCCCGGGAAGGGGTGGAGGACGACCGGCTGTACCGCCTGCTGAGCGCCTGCGGCCGGGCGCTCAGGGCCGATCCCGACAACGCCCTGGGCATCCTGGCCTACGCCGAGCATTGGCTGCTCCACTGCCTGGGGCTCCTTCCCCATCCGCGGGCCTGTGGGCGGTGCGGGAACGACACCGCGGCGCTGGTGCTGCTGGGGGAAGAAGGCTGGTGCTGCGCGGCCTGTACCCCGGTCGATCCGGCGGAAGCGCTGCCAGCCGGCGCGCGGGAGCACCTCCGCCGACTGCGGACCGGAGGCGCCGATGCCGCGCCTCGGCCCGATCCGGCTGATCAGGCCCAGACGATGGTGACGGGCCTGCTGCGGGCCCGGCTCCTCCAGGAGTTGGGCGGCGGCCTCCGCAGCTACGACGTGTTGTGGCGGACGGTCTGA
- a CDS encoding Spy/CpxP family protein refolding chaperone, protein MNFLSRSAAILALTVLPALAQTAPEAPARPAPEPSRLARVLGLTETQRASIRAIREKHQPAMAALRASARQAQGAFRAALRDGATADAQLRTLHDQASSARFELLLAGRSLRQEMRAVLTPEQRAKAAELRDLARVHHREHTRRFHARMGFAAEP, encoded by the coding sequence ATGAATTTCCTGTCCCGATCCGCCGCGATCCTCGCCCTCACCGTCCTGCCGGCTCTGGCCCAGACGGCGCCCGAAGCGCCTGCCCGCCCGGCCCCCGAACCGAGCCGCCTCGCCCGGGTCCTGGGCCTGACGGAAACCCAGCGGGCGAGCATCCGTGCCATCCGCGAAAAGCACCAGCCGGCGATGGCCGCCCTCCGCGCCTCCGCCCGCCAGGCCCAGGGCGCTTTCCGCGCCGCCCTTCGGGATGGCGCCACGGCCGACGCCCAGCTCCGCACCCTCCACGACCAGGCGTCTTCGGCCCGGTTCGAGCTGCTGCTGGCGGGACGGTCCCTCCGGCAGGAGATGCGGGCGGTCCTCACCCCCGAGCAGCGGGCCAAGGCCGCCGAACTGCGGGACCTCGCGCGGGTCCACCACCGCGAACACACGCGGCGTTTCCACGCCCGGATGGGCTTCGCGGCGGAACCTTGA
- a CDS encoding transglutaminase domain-containing protein, with the protein MRASSLFVIVLGGLVLAAQEAPIRTFRQWMGGQEVGGASRQVVAAPGQREVRTREWMAVTRLGQEIRQEVAETAVRKADGSVVFTWRLQLSREPFEGRAEWSPAEPGVLRLQPANGAPVKKDVPEGALLWPEEQEARLMEAARLRRPVKTLTFAFPLQQWNTLDLAPAGPDPLPGFPDAVRFTGREVQGEAALPVEAWISPTAGELRQTTDLGGLTVLTQRADLPPPASLPTTGQGFFERSLQRLPPHPFLPWLKELTLRTEGPAPVLPSDAQQSRLPDGRWRVRRALPPTPAEAAQPPVSGKPVSDEATYLLPSPLVPFRDPAFDGLLRRLNPPAGLSRWELTQRVTTFVFEWIADKDYTVGFASALEVCRSPRGDCTEHGVLAVALLRRLGVPARGVTGWVGLGETLGLHFWVEVKLRDRWIPVDPTFDQAPASAFRIKLGDTDLADLGGVGWEGAASAFAGVRWIPERDGAGPWGSGVRLDGDRLTAPDGTVLRLPGQRWNLEEGSLAVGGWNVEAVTRPTEAQLKGARRVAGAKSLREGWWDAPSRQLWMDLGGNRWLRLEGVSEGQAYAILDQLMATASSS; encoded by the coding sequence ATGCGAGCTTCTTCCCTTTTCGTCATCGTCCTGGGCGGGCTGGTTCTCGCCGCCCAGGAGGCGCCCATTCGCACCTTCCGCCAGTGGATGGGCGGGCAGGAGGTGGGCGGAGCCTCCCGGCAGGTCGTCGCGGCCCCCGGCCAGCGCGAAGTGCGGACTCGCGAATGGATGGCGGTGACGCGCCTGGGCCAGGAGATCCGGCAGGAAGTGGCCGAAACCGCCGTCCGGAAGGCGGATGGCTCCGTGGTGTTCACGTGGCGATTGCAGCTCTCCCGCGAGCCCTTCGAGGGCCGGGCGGAATGGTCGCCTGCGGAACCGGGCGTCCTCCGCCTCCAGCCGGCCAACGGCGCGCCCGTGAAGAAGGACGTTCCCGAAGGCGCGCTCCTGTGGCCCGAGGAGCAGGAAGCCCGGCTGATGGAAGCGGCCCGCCTCCGCAGGCCCGTGAAGACCCTCACCTTCGCCTTCCCCCTCCAGCAGTGGAACACCCTCGATCTCGCGCCCGCGGGCCCGGATCCCCTCCCTGGCTTTCCCGACGCCGTGCGGTTCACGGGGCGGGAGGTCCAGGGCGAGGCGGCCCTGCCCGTGGAGGCCTGGATCTCGCCCACCGCGGGGGAACTGCGCCAGACCACGGATCTCGGCGGCCTCACCGTCCTCACCCAGCGGGCCGACCTGCCCCCGCCCGCGTCGCTCCCGACCACCGGGCAGGGATTCTTCGAGCGGAGCCTCCAGCGGCTTCCGCCCCATCCCTTCCTGCCGTGGCTGAAGGAACTAACGCTCCGAACTGAAGGCCCCGCCCCGGTCCTTCCGTCGGACGCCCAGCAGTCCCGGCTTCCGGACGGCCGCTGGCGGGTGCGCCGCGCCCTTCCCCCCACGCCCGCCGAAGCCGCCCAGCCGCCGGTGAGCGGCAAGCCCGTGTCCGACGAAGCCACCTACCTTCTTCCCAGTCCTCTGGTGCCCTTCCGGGATCCCGCCTTCGACGGCCTCCTCCGCCGGCTGAATCCGCCCGCGGGCCTCTCCCGGTGGGAGCTGACCCAGCGGGTGACGACCTTCGTGTTTGAGTGGATCGCGGACAAGGACTACACCGTGGGATTCGCCTCGGCCCTGGAGGTCTGCCGCTCTCCGCGGGGCGACTGCACGGAGCACGGCGTCCTGGCGGTGGCGCTTCTCCGCCGCCTCGGGGTGCCCGCCCGCGGCGTCACCGGCTGGGTGGGCCTCGGGGAGACCCTGGGCCTGCACTTCTGGGTGGAAGTGAAGCTGCGGGACCGCTGGATTCCCGTGGATCCCACCTTCGACCAGGCACCCGCGTCCGCCTTCCGCATCAAGCTCGGGGACACGGACCTCGCGGATCTCGGCGGGGTGGGCTGGGAAGGCGCGGCTTCGGCCTTCGCCGGCGTCCGGTGGATCCCCGAACGGGACGGCGCAGGTCCCTGGGGCAGCGGCGTCCGCCTGGACGGCGACCGGCTCACGGCGCCGGACGGCACGGTGCTCCGGCTGCCCGGACAGCGCTGGAACCTGGAGGAGGGTTCCCTCGCCGTCGGCGGGTGGAACGTCGAGGCCGTGACCCGGCCCACGGAGGCCCAACTCAAGGGCGCCCGGCGGGTGGCCGGAGCGAAGAGCCTGCGCGAGGGCTGGTGGGACGCCCCTTCGCGGCAGCTGTGGATGGATCTGGGCGGGAACCGATGGCTGCGCCTGGAGGGCGTGTCCGAAGGGCAGGCCTACGCGATCCTCGATCAGTTGATGGCGACCGCCAGTTCCTCGTGA
- a CDS encoding MarR family winged helix-turn-helix transcriptional regulator has translation MTLQEELQMSKLPEPGVQLVLQLMLTREAVVRVQERLFEAHGLTIQQYNVLRIVRGGPAKGHPIYEIERRMIYRFANVTRLVDRLEVQGLLKRVADPKDRRVSRVVISPKGKRLMERLDDPVQTMAMRMTSCCDEGECLALAGQLERLREHCQGQESLHEELAVAIN, from the coding sequence ATGACGCTCCAGGAAGAACTCCAGATGTCGAAACTCCCGGAGCCCGGGGTTCAGCTCGTGCTCCAGCTGATGCTCACCCGAGAGGCGGTGGTGCGGGTGCAGGAGCGGCTGTTCGAGGCCCACGGCCTCACCATCCAGCAGTACAACGTCCTGCGCATCGTCCGCGGCGGGCCGGCCAAGGGCCATCCCATCTACGAGATCGAACGGCGGATGATCTACCGCTTCGCCAACGTCACCCGGCTGGTGGATCGCCTCGAAGTCCAGGGGCTCCTCAAGCGCGTGGCGGATCCCAAGGACCGCCGCGTGAGCCGCGTGGTGATCAGCCCCAAGGGAAAGCGGCTGATGGAGCGCCTCGACGATCCCGTCCAGACCATGGCCATGCGGATGACCAGCTGCTGTGACGAGGGCGAGTGCCTGGCGCTGGCCGGCCAGCTGGAGCGGCTCCGGGAGCACTGCCAGGGGCAGGAATCGCTTCACGAGGAACTGGCGGTCGCCATCAACTGA